Proteins co-encoded in one Capnocytophaga ochracea DSM 7271 genomic window:
- a CDS encoding MFS transporter, giving the protein MKPLERGHKKLLNAWAFYDWANSVYSLTIVSTIFPIFYGLLFRIAKLTHIELFGMVIKSTSVIAFVTALAFAVVVVLSPILSGIADYLGNKKSFMRFFCYLGAISCVGLYWFSLEHIYFGLLCYFCGVVGFWGSIVFYNSYLPDIALPEQYDAVSAKGYSLGYTGSVLLLIFNLIMVMKPQWVGFATADAETTLTTMRISFITVGIWWIGFSSIPFYYLPSYKKGRGEFSKSILFNGFKELRKVWQSLSASPRLKWYLIAFFVYSMGVQTVMLIATYFGEQEIQWANSEESTMGLIISVLIIQLVAILGAHLTVLTVRKWGNIAVLIGLNVIWVGICLLSYCVYKPTEFYAIAILVGLVMGGIQTLSRSTYSAYLPETKDTTSFFSFYDVTEKLGIVIGMGVYGMIDQFTNNMRNATISLIVFFVLGMLLLFKVRKVSRVANE; this is encoded by the coding sequence ATGAAACCATTAGAACGAGGACATAAAAAACTACTCAATGCGTGGGCTTTTTACGATTGGGCTAACTCTGTCTATTCTCTCACCATTGTCTCTACTATCTTCCCTATTTTCTACGGATTGTTATTTCGCATTGCAAAGCTCACCCATATTGAGCTCTTTGGAATGGTGATTAAAAGCACTTCTGTGATTGCTTTTGTAACCGCTTTAGCTTTTGCAGTAGTGGTAGTACTCTCCCCTATTCTCAGTGGTATCGCCGATTACTTAGGGAATAAAAAGAGCTTTATGCGCTTTTTCTGCTATTTAGGAGCTATCTCTTGTGTAGGGTTATATTGGTTTTCCTTAGAACATATTTACTTCGGACTCTTGTGCTATTTTTGTGGCGTAGTAGGCTTTTGGGGGAGTATCGTATTCTATAATTCTTATTTACCCGATATCGCTCTCCCTGAACAGTACGACGCTGTAAGTGCCAAAGGATACAGCTTAGGGTATACAGGTAGTGTATTACTGCTTATTTTTAACCTCATAATGGTAATGAAACCACAATGGGTAGGCTTTGCTACTGCTGATGCTGAAACTACTCTCACCACTATGCGCATCTCGTTTATTACAGTAGGAATATGGTGGATAGGGTTTAGTAGTATCCCCTTCTATTATCTTCCTTCGTATAAAAAAGGTAGGGGGGAGTTCAGCAAAAGCATTCTTTTCAACGGTTTTAAAGAACTGCGCAAAGTATGGCAATCTCTCTCAGCTTCTCCTCGTTTGAAGTGGTATCTTATTGCTTTCTTTGTGTACAGTATGGGTGTACAAACCGTTATGCTGATAGCCACTTATTTTGGAGAGCAAGAAATACAATGGGCAAACTCCGAAGAAAGCACTATGGGGCTCATTATAAGTGTACTCATTATTCAATTAGTAGCTATTTTAGGAGCACACCTTACGGTTTTAACAGTGCGCAAATGGGGTAATATTGCAGTGCTTATTGGGCTTAATGTTATATGGGTAGGCATCTGTTTGCTTTCATATTGCGTATATAAACCTACTGAGTTTTATGCAATAGCTATTTTAGTAGGGCTTGTAATGGGGGGCATACAAACGCTATCACGTTCCACCTATTCTGCTTACTTACCCGAAACTAAAGATACTACCTCTTTTTTCAGTTTTTACGATGTAACTGAGAAATTGGGTATTGTAATAGGAATGGGGGTTTATGGTATGATAGACCAATTTACCAATAATATGCGCAATGCTACTATTTCACTAATAGTTTTCTTTGTTTTAGGAATGTTACTGCTTTTTAAAGTGCGAAAAGTAAGTCGTGTAGCTAATGAATAA
- a CDS encoding YtxH domain-containing protein — protein MAKTGNILLGLAAGAAIGVGLGILFAPDKGKVTREKIKDSVSDKAEKLKEQLDRLTENVKEKSAELKGSLEEKVDTLLSKSSYKAEDVITFLEKKLAALKAANAKLQK, from the coding sequence ATGGCAAAAACAGGAAACATATTATTAGGATTGGCAGCAGGAGCTGCTATTGGAGTGGGCTTAGGTATTCTCTTTGCCCCTGATAAGGGTAAAGTCACCCGCGAAAAGATTAAAGATAGTGTGAGTGACAAGGCTGAAAAGCTAAAAGAACAACTTGACCGTTTAACTGAAAATGTAAAAGAAAAATCAGCAGAACTAAAAGGTTCTTTAGAGGAAAAAGTAGACACCTTACTTTCCAAATCAAGCTATAAAGCCGAAGATGTGATTACTTTCTTAGAAAAGAAATTAGCCGCCTTAAAAGCAGCTAACGCTAAATTGCAGAAATAA
- a CDS encoding phage holin family protein, with protein sequence MSIHSIKETFEEVPTKASTALNSQIAYYKLFLFRFIGKSSYGLITFFIVSFASLLVLFFLSFAGAYAIGEALGSNALGFAIVGAFYVLIAVIILAFRKKLIEKPLLEKLSEIYFKAEPDDEE encoded by the coding sequence ATGTCTATCCACTCTATCAAAGAAACTTTTGAGGAAGTTCCTACAAAAGCAAGTACCGCTCTCAATTCGCAAATAGCTTACTATAAACTATTCCTTTTTAGGTTTATAGGTAAATCGTCTTACGGACTTATAACCTTTTTTATAGTATCCTTTGCGAGTTTGTTGGTATTGTTCTTTTTGTCTTTCGCCGGAGCGTATGCTATTGGTGAAGCACTTGGTAGCAATGCCTTAGGTTTTGCTATTGTAGGAGCTTTCTATGTGTTGATTGCGGTAATAATATTGGCTTTCCGCAAAAAACTTATTGAGAAGCCTCTATTAGAAAAACTCTCTGAAATCTATTTTAAAGCTGAACCCGATGACGAAGAATAA
- a CDS encoding DUF6327 family protein: MTKNKIYSSFEEIDNDLKILRLEKEIDRLSLTNQVSAVAESLTPKNLLAHTWLSFLFNERRWLNLAIEYAMFFLFRRKRK; this comes from the coding sequence ATGACGAAGAATAAAATCTATAGCTCTTTTGAAGAAATTGATAACGACCTTAAAATACTGCGCTTAGAAAAGGAAATAGACCGACTATCTCTTACCAATCAAGTATCGGCAGTGGCAGAGAGTTTAACACCTAAAAACTTACTCGCTCATACGTGGCTTTCTTTTTTGTTTAACGAAAGAAGATGGCTAAACTTAGCTATTGAATACGCTATGTTTTTCCTTTTCAGAAGAAAACGCAAATAA